From the Salarias fasciatus chromosome 5, fSalaFa1.1, whole genome shotgun sequence genome, the window TCAGAAGGTCATTTCTTTATGGTGTGACGAAGGAAGGCGTCCATTTATCTTTCCAACCAAATGTTCTTATACCTTCTTTTCACAATGATGACAATGATAACGATGATGATGATCAAGAGCAGGAGTGCGCCCGCCAGTGATCCAAACAGCGCCCCATAGAATCCTGGACCTCGTCGGAAAAGCTCACATCTTGGACCATAATACTGCTCGAAGTTGTTTTGATAgcaactaaataaaaaaaatttcatcATATTGATTTGAAATGACACAGTGAGAATATGCAGTGCACAGGTGTAATCCTATGGCATCAGGAAATGGAATAGCTTACTCGCAGATTGGCCCGTCGTCGATATGATTGTGACAGTCTCCATGCCGATTGCAGTAATCAGGGATGGTTTTGCAAGGTCCCACACACTGCCACTGACTGTTGATTATCTCAGCCGTGTAGTTAGCAAACTCGCAGTTCACGTAAGGTTCCAGGTTACTGATATCTGATCgattgaagcaaaaaaaaatcaatgtttgtACCGTCACACAAATAGAAATGTTTTGAATAataccaaatgaaaaaaatcagacagGGAGCTGGTTGCTTGCTTACTTACTTGCAATTGGAGGGGCCTGGAAGGTGACTTGATTGAGCTGGATGCTTTCATTACCAAACGCCTGTGAAATCTTGATGAGGTTGGCAGTGTCATTCAGAATGACAGTCAGGACTTCTTCAAGCTGAGTGTTGATGAACTGGATGTGACTGTCATTGTTTGGATATTTGTAAACTGCCACGCTGTCTGCGACAACAGATCCTGGTCTGTACAAGGAATGGAGGAATATTTCAcaagatcaaatcaaatcaaactttatttgtagagcacttttccatatttataaaaacaacgcaaagtgctgaacagtaaaaacagtcataaaaacaaaagaataaaaatcgcaccatcaataaatatacaccacacacacacacacacacacacacacacacacacactctctgaattatttgcacacagcagaggagacatggcatggcactaagcatcatgggaaaacactaccagtggggccgttcacaccaggagaaggcgaaggtcattaattttggggccccagcgctcgacccctgaccccgccagaccaaggggaacccACACACCGAAGTGTAGAggcccccaggccagccaggaccagaggacttgagcgcagtgaccccagcagaggaccaggaccaactcctggtgtgaaggacccccctcaggaaacattGGAGTTAAAACggctaaagacataaaaagacatgatacaaagttaatagtaagataagacaataaagtaaaaaattaaaataaattagaagtacataataaaaatagaacgaataaataggataaatacattaaagggacttaaggcaagatttgtgaaaaactacacatgcatttccactttattcaatgctaatggatcgtgaagcattaaaaacctaaaataacaggccaatccgcgtatctgtctgttgccttattcaggctgtgtgccaaataatttgttgctgttcggggtccaaatttcccgcgcaatcgtggggatgtgacgtaaattgacgctgtatgcacgttgccgaacaggaagaacatggccgccgtggacacggactcaaacactgctgggatcaggggcgggcagtgttgccaacttggtgactttctcgctaaatctggcaactttccaaagcctcttttcgacttttttttgtcaaaagtaactagcgacaaatttagcggctttttctgttgctctggagacgtgacaggacgtctccgctgtccttagcaagcagcgggtgctgcgtgagcccctcccccgtcccaaagcactcacaggtgGCCAGtttcagcagcgctccctgctgagttggggccgattggggaaacggcccggagctgctccacggcggcgatgggagagctccagcagccgcggcctgcttcacgcgcctccatggttatgcggcgggtccccgcgcgctccgcggccggcacagagcgcgtctccgcccgggagcggagatccggagctgccgcaccgcggcttgctccacggaggcgcgtgaagcaggccacggcttccacgggccgagtggagctgccccacggaggctgacgggagagctccggatctctgctcccgggcggagacgcgctccgtgccggccgcggagcgcgcggggacccaccgcataaccacggaggcggagaggagctccgcgacggatttaaaaatgaatcgttagattaatcattGCATCGAAGAACtgtttcctagattaatcgattacaaaagtaatcgtttaacgcagccctattatcagcgttatctcgtgagtcaaaaaaataaattaaaaaaaataaaaatatgaccgaagcagggcaggcacccgaataaatattggatatgtgtttgattcatggaggaaacttcagctgcatttgggagtgaaaatggatgcttacaaaaatcacataaaaaatcACGCTGTGGTCCTacagtaatccgcgacgtagtaaacagcatgagcatccctggtgcagcgctgtgaagacggacattctgtaaaatgtttgtgcgcgctcccgtgccgccttggctggtggctgcagttccccgcaacacctatcgcggcagcactgaggtaaattttgaaaagttgccttaagtccctttaaattaaaaatgataataaaaaataaaaatgatggagataagaactataaaaggttagttaaaagccagattaaaaaggtgtgttttttacctccctttaaaaatatcaacagtctctgcggtcctgatgttctccggcaggctgttccacaggcgggggccataatggctaaaagccgcctcgccatggGTCTTTGTTCTAGCTTTGGGAACACACAATAaagcactgccagaggacctcagggccccgaGGGTCGATACGGGAAAAACAGATcggctaaataagaaggcgcaaggccattaagacatttataaactaataagagaactttaaaatcgatcctgaagcggaccgggagccaatgcagcgactgtaaaaccggtgtaatgtggggcCGCCCCCTGGTCCTTGTCAGCACGtgagcggctgagttttgtaataactgtaggtttgaaatgttctttttggaaagaccagagagcaaggcattacaataatctaatctacaggagataaaagcatgcattagcacctctgtactggcctgagagacaAACGGGcagactctggctatattcttaagttgataaaatccaatcttagttatgtttttaatgtgtggaataaaacttagctcagagtcaaaaatcacgcccaggttcttaactgattgtgctggtttaaaatctaataattttgttaaaattttctctctctgaccttcgggaccgataactaaaacctcagtcttgtcctggttgagctgcaggaaattcactgccatccatgacttgatgtctgaaatacagttaaaaagggtttctattggccctgagtcatcaggagacacggcgatgcacagctgagtatcgtcagcgtaactatggaaactaatgccgtgtctcctgatgacatcCCCatgtggaagcatgtagagattaaaaagtatgggacctaaaattgaaccttggggaaccccacacctaatttcatgggttcctgaggaacaagtatccatacttacataaaaacatcgatctgtgagataagaactgaaccagttaagaacagtaccagagaggcgcaccaggtgactcaatctatttattaaaatgcaaTGGTCTACTGTGTCAAAGGCGGCTCtgaggtccagcagaaccaacactgtgagctttttattatctaaattccacctgatatcatttaaaatctttaaaagggccatctcggtactgtggttcactctaaaaccagactgatgtctttctaaaatgttattaaccATTAAAAAGTCACTGACTTGGTTAAAAATTAGTCTTTCCAAAACgttacttaaaaatggtaagttggatacCGGTCTGGAGTTATTAAGAACAttggggtctaaattgctcttcttcagaaggtgtttcaccaccgccgttttaaaggcagtggggaaaaCATCCGTCTGAAGAGATGGAAAtagcttatttattttttatgttaaCAGTTGGGGATTACTTACAACAACTTCTTGACCTTGACTGTTTCATAGGTTTGTGGGTCTGCTTGTTTGCAAAGAGTGCCAAGCTACAACACAAAgcagatgaaataaaaatatagtTATGGTCAAAAAGTAAGTTTAGAACATtcaatgaaaacatgacaaatgacagaaaaattaTTGTCATCATGTGACTCTATTTTCGATATCACAATATGTTATCAAGTCAAGAGAAAGGCAAatgcacagaaaataaatttgaaaaaatcgtACATGAAAATAATAGATTTCATTACCTGCTCTTCCAATTTAGCGATGAACTCTAAAGATTCTGCTGAACTCATGTTATTAAATGCATCCACATAAGTGACGTTGATTATCAGAGTAACATTTGCTTGTCGAGTCGGGATTGCCCCTGTGTCTGTAAAAAAGTGTCATACAATTTTGTCATGATATTACAATAAATGTAGGCTGTATAACTAAAAGGGCTGGTAGTATAATGTTCATacataaagaaacacacaattCTAATAATAAGTAACTTTCTGCTGCCTTCAAAGCTCAATGAAATAAGAACTTGCATAAGTCTCACCAATGATGATAGAGGTGTCATTTACTCCAAGAACGCATTCGTCTCCAAAGACGAATTCTTGACACTGACACTGGCAGGCTCCAAGTGTCACATTAAATATGCACAGTAATCCATTACACTGACAGTCTGTACACTGGGGGGTTGGAGATTGCGTTGTCACAATGGTAGTAGCATTGGAGTCTGGGATGATGGTAGTTGTTGATTGGATGGTGACCGATGCTGTCGGTGCAACTGTATTGACTGATGTAGACAGGGCCTGGTTGGTTGTCAGAGGTCTGGTATTGGGATCATTTGTTGACTTTATGGTTGGTTCTGCTGTATTGTTACTACTGGAGGAAGGCTGAGACATGGTTCCAGGATATGTTGGAGTTGAAATTTTACCAGCAGAAGTTGATGAATTGGGACTGGCAGGTGTTAAAAGACTAGTGACTGCAGAATTTGAAGAAGGTGACACAGCCTCAGTTGTCTCTGGCGTGAATGTAGAGGCAACAGTGGTCAAGGGTGCTGTGCTTTCTGTGAAACTGGTTGTATCCAACAGAGTCGTGGAGGTTGCTGAGGATTGATCAGCTGTCGTGACAGTGAATGCTGGCTGTGTTGACTGAGGTATTTCTGTGGGTGTAACCATAGTTTCATAGGACGATTGAAGCTCTGTGGTGAAAGATGTtgatgatgctgatgtttgctggctcgctgttgatgtctctgtctgaccgatagatgtcagtgttgttccCGTGTTGAGTGCAGTAGATGTTTGAGGAACCGTGGTCGTCTCAGTCTGAAATGTAGAGCCAGCAGTTGATGGAccttctgtgctttctgtgaaagTGGTTGTTTCTGAAAGAGTTGTGGAAGTCAATGAGGCTTGGTCAGCTGTCGTCAATGTGGATGTTGACTGTGTTGACTGGGGTGTTTCTGTGGGAGTCACCAAAGACTCAGTGGAAGATTGTAGCTCTGTGGAGACGGatgttgttgatgctgatgtttgctggctTGCTGTTGATTTCTCTGTCTGATCTGTAGATATCAGTGTTGTTCCTGTGTTGGGCGCAGTTGATGTTTGCAGCGCCTCAGTCGTCTCAGGCGTGaatgcagaggcagcagagatCAGGGattctgtgctttctgtgaaagTGGTTGTGTCCACCGGAAttgtggaggacgaggaggattgTTCAGGTGTTGTGACAGTGGATGCTGGTTGTGTTGACTGAGATGTTTCCGTGGGGGTCACAAGAGTTTCAGTGGATGATTGAAGCTCTGTGGAGAAGGACGtcattgatgctgatgtttgctggctcgctgttgatgtctctgtctgaccgatagatgtcagtgttgttccCGTGTTGAGTGCAGTAGATGTTTGAGGAACCGTGGTCATCTGAGTCTGAAATGTAGAGCCAGCAGTTGATGGAccttctgtgctttctgtgaaagTGGTTGTTTCTGAAAGAGTTGTGGAAGTCAATGAGGCTTGGTCAGCTGTCGTCAATGTGGATGTTGACTGTGTTGACTGAGATGTTTCCTTGGGGGTCACCAGAGACTCAGTGGAAGATTGTAGCTCTGTGGAGACGGatgttgttgatgctgatgtttgctggctTGCCGTTGATTTCTCTGTCTGACCGGTAGACatcagtgttgtttctgtgttgggCGCAGTTAATGTTTGCAGCGCCTCAGTCGTCTCAGGCGTGaatgcagaggcagcagagatCAGGGattctgtgctttctgtgaaagTGGTTGTGTCCACCGGAAttgtggaggacgaggaggattgTTCAGGTGTTGTGACAGTGGATGCTGGTTGTGTTGACTGAGATGTTTCCGTGGGGGTCACAAGAGTTTCAGTGGATGATTGAAGCTCTGTGGAGAAGGACGtcattgatgctgatgtttgctggctcgctgttgatgtctctgtctgaccgatagatgtcagtgttgttccCGTGTTGAGTGCAGTAGATGTTTGAGGAACCGTGGTCATCTGAGTCTGAAATGTAGAGCCAGCAGTTGATGGAccttctgtgctttctgtgaaagTGGTTGTTTCTGAAAGAGTTGTGGAAGTCAATGAGGCTTGGTCAGCTGTCGTCAATGTGGATGTTGACTGTGTTGACTGGGGTGTTTCTGTGGGAGTCACCAAAGACTCAGTGGAAGATTGTAGCTCTGTGGAGACGGatgttgttgatgctgatgtttgctggctTGCCGTTGATTTCTCTGTCTGATCTGTAGATATCAGTGTTGTTCCTGTGTTGGGCGCAGTTGATGTTTGCAGCGCCTCAGTCGTCTCAGGCGTGaatgcagaggcagcagagatCAGGGattctgtgctttctgtgaaagTGGTTGTGTCCACCGGAAttgtggaggacgaggagaatTGTTCAGGTGTTGTGATAGTGGATGCTGGTTGTGTTGACTGAGATGTTTCCGTGGGGGTCACCAGAGTTTCAGTGGAAGATTGAAGCTCTGTGGAGAAGGACGtcattgatgctgatgtttgctggctcgctgttgatgtctctgtctgaccgatagatgtcagtgttgttccCGTGTTGAGTGCAGTAGATGTTTGAGGAACCTTGGTCATCTCAGTCTGAAATGTCGAGCCAGCAGGTGATGGAccttctgtgctttctgtgaaagTGGTTGTTTCTGAAAGAGTTGTGGACGTCAATGAGGCTTGGTCAGCTGTCGTCAATGTGGATGTTGACTGTGTTGACTGGGGTGTTTCTGTGGGAGTCACCAAAGACTCAGTGGAAGATTGTAGCTCTGTGGAGACGGatgttgttgatgctgatgtttgctggctTGCCGTTGATTTCTCTGTCTGATCTGTAGATATCAGTGTTGTTCCTGTGTTGGGAGCAGTTGATGTTTTTGGTGCCTCAGTCGTCTCAGGCGTGAATGTAGAGGCAGCAGTGGTCAGGGATTCTGTGCTATCTGTGAAACTGGTTGTGTCCAACAGAAttgtggaggacgaggaggattgTTCAGGTGTTGTGACAGTGGATGCTGGTTGTGTTGAATGAGATGTTTCCGTTGGGGTCACCAGAGTTTCAGTGGAAGATTGAAGCTCTGTGGAGAAGGACGtcattgatgctgatgtttgctggctcgctgttgatgtctctgtctgaccgatagatgtcagtgttgttccCGTGTTGAGTGCAGTAGATGTTTGAGGAACCGTGGTCGTCTCAGTCTGGAATGTAGAGCCAGCAGTTGATGGAccttctgtgctttctgtgaaagTGGTTGTTTCTGAAAGAGTTGTGGAAGTCAATGAGGCTTGGTCAGCTGTCGTCAATGTGGATGTTGACTGTATTGACTGAGATGTTTCCGTGGGGGTCACCAGAGACTCAGTGGAAGATTGTAGCTCTGTGGAGACGGATGTTGTcgatgctgatgtttgctggctTGCCGTTGATTTCTCTGTCTGACCGATCGACGTCAGTGTTGTTCCTGTGGTGGTCGCAGTTGATGCTTGAGGAACCTTACTCGTCTGAGGCGTAAATGTAGAGGAAGCAGTTGTTCGGCGTTCTGTGCTTTCTGTCATTGTGGTTGTGACTGACGTTGATTCCATTGATTTTGTTGTCCTTGCCGTCTCAATCGAAATCGCGTCTGTTTCAGTAGATGAAGACAGCACTGCTTCTGTGGTTCCCCAGCTGGTTGGTTGACTCTTAGTCGTGCTGGTACTCACTACATAACCACTTTATCAAAAAAATTGAATAGATTCAGAGAAGTATAATTACATGAAATGTATTTGTAATACAGTTGACAATGACAAACAATGTATTTATCATTTAATATTCATCCTTTGTCTCACCTGCAGACTGGTCCTTTGTAAATGTCATTTTGGCATTCCCCTTTTTGATAGCAGTAGTCAGGGTTTGTTTTGCAAGGTCCTACACACTGCCACTGACCATTGGCTATTTCAGCGGTGTAGTTTGCAAACCCAGAGCAGTTCAGGTATGGTTCCAGGCCTGTAATATCTGTTGAAATATACAGTTTTGAAAGATTTAAATGTGGATTTCTCACTTTCTTGATATTACCCAATGAAAAATGACCTTTGAATGACatcaaaagaagaaacactCCAAGACACTCACTCTCAATTTGAGGTTTCGGAACACTGACGTTTTTGAACTCCACAGTTTTATAACCAAAGGCCTCAGAAATCATGTTTATGTTGCTTGTGTTAGTCAAGATTTCAGTCAGCACCTCTTCAAGCTGAGTGTTTAGGaactgaattttattttcatcattggGATAGGTGTATTCTACCTCACTGTCAGCCACAACACTTCCGCTCCTACAGTAGAAACAGTGAAAGAAGTAAGAtgcagaaaacagtgaaattcaaaacaaatgtgaatattttaaatttCAATACTTACGATAGCTTTGTGACTTTTACAGTTTTATAGGCTTGTGGTTCTGCTTGTTTGCACAGGACTTCCAGCTGAAACGTAGAACACATTCATTCATAACAttgttttggaaaagaaaacatcttttagACCATTTATGCCAGAAACAGGGcagaataggaaaaaaaaataaaattgacaAAAACAAGTCACCTGCGGGTCTTgctttcagaaaatgtaatttttctttttaaaatataagtAATCACTCTGATAAATATTTACCTGTTTTTCCAATTTCTTGATCAAGTCTTGTGATTGAGATGACTCTAAATCCTCAAATTCAGCCAGGTAGTCAGTATcgattttcaaagaaaaacttgcTTTTCGAGTTGGAATTGATCCAGTATCTGCAAAATTTCAACACACTTTTAGGGTTGTTGCCATGTCACATGGAAATGTGAACCATACATTAGCAGTGTTGAAGTAACCTGAGATTGTTAagtgcaaaaagcaaaaaagataGCACCCGACATATTGAAGCAATAAGTGTATGTGAACCTTTGAGCTGTGAAATAAATCAACCAATGTTGCTTTGCAACTGATTCAGATATATAGACAAAACTGGTGTGCTTCAGATCATACCCTACAAAtagataaaaaatgaaattactcTCTAGTAGTGATGATCGACTTTCAACAAATCGGCAAAACTTGTTAGTTCACTGAAGCGTGTGTCAGAAGTCATCATGACCAATAATTTGTTCACTGAATCATTGCTCCAACTAAGAAACTGGAATGAGAAAAACACAGTGTGCTCAAATCAGCTTATGAGTTATTCAGAGTGCATGCTCACGTCCTCTCAATTCAGCCATTCAGTGCACATGTTTGAGTCAGCTTGCGCCAAATCATTCACCTCATCTGAATTGTGCGGAATCAGAGGAAAtgcatcagaaaacactcaaaattaATGTAGCATCATGCAGCCTATTAAGTCAGTGGTTTGCCAAATTTCATTGCAACATGAAAGGTTCAATGGATGTTAAAATCTGAGAAATAATCATAATTTGTGTGGTATAACCTGAAGCACATTACGCATTTGTTATTAATGATGAACATGAATACTGTAATGAATTTGATCAATGATACATGCTTAGCAGTAGAAACTTTGagaaaggaagaacatgcagtttCTGAAACTAAGTTCAAGAGAACAAAACGTTCagtttcaaaaataattttcGGTGGAAACTTtcactgaaattgaaaaagacAGTTTCTTACCAATGTTTACTGTTGTCTCGTTTTGTCCAAGTGAACATTGATGCCCAAAGACATAATCTTGGCACTGGCACTGACACTTTCCAGTTGTCACATTGAAGGTACAATTTCCTCCATTACACTGACAGCCTGTACACTGATGGGTTGTAGAGGGCATTGTCACAGGGCTGTAGACAGTGGATTTTGGAAAGTCCAAAGTTGTGACAGTGTTCTTAGAGACTTCTGATGATGTTGAAGACTTTGTTGTTGACATCAATGTTGAGGTTGTTTGAGGAGGGTTGCTTGATTTTTCACTTGTTGCTTCACCACTGACAGCAGGAGTAGCTTGTGTTGAATGTGTGGCAGGAACATGGGTTGCAGTTACAGTATTTGGACTTGCCTTGAGTGTTGATGTTGGGAAGGATGATGTTGTCACTTTGTTAGTTGTGTCTATGGAGGTGATCATAGTCATCGATGGTGGTGTCAGCATTGTTGACACAGACGAGGTGGAGAACACAGTTGAAGGATGAGACTTTGTGGAAGCAGATGTTGTTGGTGTATTTGCATTGGATGATGTAGAAAGAGACTGGTTGGTTGTCAGGGGTGTTGTAATTATGAAGCTTGTTTCTGAAGAAATTGTGGAGGTTGATGAGGACTGGTCAGCAGTTGTGAATGTGGCTGTGGACTCTGTTGACTGAGGTGTTTCTGTGGGGGTTACCAAAGAGGCTGTAGTGGGAGGGGATTGTGTGCTCTCTGTGAAACTGGTGGTGTCCAACAGAGTCGGGGAGGTCACTGAGGATTGATCAGCTCTCGTGACAGTGGATTTTGGTTGTGTTGACTGAGGTGGTTCTGTGGGAGTCACCAAAGATTCAGTGGAGGATTGTAGCTCTGTGGTGAAAGgtgttgttgatgctgatgtttgttGGCTTGCCGTGGATTTCTCTGTCTGACTGGTGGGTGTCAGTGTTGTTCCCGTATTGACCACAATTGTTGGTTGAGGAGCCTTCGATGTTTCAGTCTGAAATGTCGATCCAACAGTGGGTGGACctgtgctttctgtgaaagTGGTTGTTTCTGAAAGAGTTGTGGAAGTCAATGAGGCTTGGTCAGCTGTCGTCAATGTGGATGTTGACTGGGGTGTTTCTGTGGGAGTCACCAACGACTCAGTGGAAGATTGTAGCTCTGTGGAGACGGatgttgttgatgctgatgtttgctggctTGCCGTTGATTTCTCTGTCTGATCTGTAAATGTTAGTGTTGTTCCTGTGTTGGGCGCAGTTGATGTTTGTGGCGTCTCAGTCATCTCAGGCGTGAATGTAGAGGCAGCAGTAGTCAGGGATTCTGTGCTATCTGTGAAACTGGTTGTGTCCAACAGAAttgtggaggacgaggaggattgTTCAGGTGTTGTGACAGTGGATGCTGGTTGTGTTGACTGAGATGTTTCCGTGGGGGTCACAAGAGTTTCAGTGGAAGATTGAAGCTCTGTGGAGAAGGACAtcattgatgctgatgtttgctggctcgctgttgatgtctctgtctgaccgatagatgtcagtgttgttccCGTGTTGAATGCAGTAGATGTTTGAGGACCCGTGGTCATCTGAGTCTGAAATGTAGAACCAACAGTTGATGGAccttctgtgctttctgtgaaagTGGTTGTTTCTGAAAGAGTTGTGGAAGTCGATGAGGCTTGGTCAGCCGTCGTCAATGTGGATGTTGACTGGGGTGTTTCTGTGGGAGTCACCAACGATTCAGTGGAGGATTGTCGCTCTGTGGTGAAAGgtgttgttgatgctgatgtttgttGGCTTGCCGTGGATTTCTCTGTCTGACTGGTGGGTGTCAGTGTTGTTCCCGTATTGACCACAATTGTTGTTTGAGGAACCTTGGATGTTTCAGTCTGAAATGTAGATCCAACAGCGGGTGGACctgtgctttctgtgaaagTGGTTGTTTCTGAAAGAGTTGTGGAAGTCAATGAGGATTGGTCAGCTGTCGTCAATGTGGATGTTGACTGTGCTGACTGGGGTGTTTCTGTGGGAGTCACCAAAGACTCAGTGGAAGATTGTAGCTCTGTGGAAATGGatgttgttgatgctgatgtttgctggctTGCCGGTGATTTCTCTGTCTGGACTgtagatgtcagtgttgttcctGTGTTGGGCGCAGTTGATGTTTGTGGTGCCTCAGTCGTCTCAGGCGTGAATGAAGAGGCAGCAGTGGTCAGGGattctgtgctttctgtgaaaCTGCTTGTGTCCAACAGAATtgtggaggatgaggaggattgTTCAGGTGTTGTGACAGTGGATGCTGGTTGTTTTGACTGAGAAGGTTCCGTGGGGGTCACAAGAGTTTCAGTGGAAGATTGAAGCTCTGTGGAGACAGACGtcattgatgctgatgtttgctggctcgctgttgatgtctctgtctgaccgatagatgtcagtgttgttccCGTGTTGAATGCAGTAGATGTTTGAGGAACCGTTGTCATCTCAGTCTGAAAGGTAGAGCCAGCAGTTGATGGAccttctgtgctttctgtgaaagTGGTTGTTTCTGAAAGAGTTGTGGAAGTCAATGAGGCTTGGTCAGCTGTCGTCAATGTGGATGTTGACTGTGCTGACTGGGGTGTTTCTGTGGGA encodes:
- the LOC115388175 gene encoding mucin-3B-like → MSIDQTEKSTESQQTSASTTSVSTELQSSTESLVTPTETPHGYVVSTSTTKSQPTSWGTTEAVLSSSTETDAISIETARTTKSMESTSVTTTMTESTERRTTASSTFTPQTSKVPQASTATTTGTTLTSIETTTFTESTEGPSTAGSTFQTQMTTVPQTSTALNTGTTLTSIGQTETSTASQQTSASMTSFSTELQSSTETLTSTASQQTSASMTSFSTELQSSTETLCTDCQCNGLLCIFNVTLGACQCQCQEFVFGDECVLGVNDTSIIIDTGAIPTRQANVTLIINVTYVDAFNNMSSAESLEFIAKLEEQLGTLCKQADPQTYETVKVKKLLPGSVVADSVAVYKYPNNDSHIQFINTQLEEVLTVILNDTANLIKISQAFGNESIQLNQVTFQAPPIANISNLEPYVNCEFANYTAEIINSQWQCVGPCKTIPDYCNRHGDCHNHIDDGPICDCYQNNFEQYYGPRCELFRRGPGFYGALFGSLAGALLLLIIIIVIIVIIVKRRYKNIWRSDSYDKQLFDFEEDFFDFTNKGEPNYGVAGSYSSKGFRP